In one Dermacentor albipictus isolate Rhodes 1998 colony unplaced genomic scaffold, USDA_Dalb.pri_finalv2 scaffold_11, whole genome shotgun sequence genomic region, the following are encoded:
- the LOC139051342 gene encoding putative nuclease HARBI1 codes for MAAFVVCLAAAAAARLCGRGRREPEDAFDMPDDQFRRHFRLKKETVRWLCDEVAEELGGVRTSALSVERQVLCALRFFATGSFQASVGSEETIGVTQPAVSKCVRRVAEAIVHAGARNKWVHFPRTTEEKAAVKEGFLRRGSIPGVIGCVDGSLIAIIAPKGEQKAAFMCRKGYYALNTMFICDAGMRILAIDPLRPGSDHDAHVWRTTWLRRRFLEGHIAKAGEHLLGDSGYPLEPWLLTPVTGHPPVHTAEGRYNTAHAAMRSVVERCIGLLKSRFRCLQRYRALHYQQRAANIVAACAVLHNLCLDEGDQQQQ; via the exons atggcGGCCTTCGTGGTTtgtttggcggcggcggcggcggctcgtcTGTGCGGGCGCGGGAGGAGAGAGCCCGAGGATGCGTTTGACATGCCAGACGATCAGTTTCGGCGGCACTTTCGCctgaagaaagaaactgtgcggtggctgtgcgaCGAAGTGGCGGAGGAACTCGGAGGCGTGAGAACTTCAGCGCTGTCGGTGGAGCGGCAAGTGTTGTGCGCGTTGCGATTCTTCGCAACGGGCAGCTTTCAGGCCTCGgtagggagcgaggagacgatcggcgtgacccagcctgcggtcagcaagtgtgtgcgacgcgtggcggaggcaatcgtccacgccggggcccgcaacaagtgggtccattTCCCGAGGACGACGGAGGAGAAGGCGGCCGTGAAGGAAGGGTTCCTTCGACGCGGCTCCATTCCCGGCGTCATCGGATGCGTGGACGGCAGCCTGATAGCCATCATCGCACCGAAGGGCGAGCAGAAGGCGGCATTCATGTGCCGCAAAGGGTACTACGCCCTCAACACAATGTTC atctgcgacgcaggCATGCGGATCCTCGCCATCGACCCTCTGCGACCGGGGTCAGACCACGACGCCCACGTCTGGAGAACTACGTGGTTGCGTCGTCGGTTCCTGGAGGGGCATATTGCCAAGGCCGGCGAACACCTCCTCG GTGACAGCGGCTACCCCCTGGAACCATGGCTCCTGACCCCAGTCACAGGCCACCCTCCCGTACACACTGCAGAAGGCAGgtacaacactgcacatgctgccatGCGGTCCGTAGTGGAGCGGTGCATTGGGCTTCTGAAGAGCCGCTTTCGCTGCCTTCAGCGGTACCGCGCCCTCCACTACCAACAGCGCGCTGCCAACATCgttgcagcatgtgcagtgttgcacAACTTGTGTCTTGATGAAGGTGAC caacagcagcagtga